Proteins encoded within one genomic window of Sediminispirochaeta bajacaliforniensis DSM 16054:
- a CDS encoding diaminopimelate epimerase, with protein MDIPFYKLVLADCDFLLINALTNDISEHLFDRKSVDLICDRRRGVGGDGIILLYPSREQNVGIHFLSPFSGAQEKRREELNASALLCASRFAFDFGLFNKDRLVIEGPAKDIEITCIDSTLFQIELGIPISLSGEEIKEDDRQEVHLWKPLQDQSIAYTCCSFSEFPARATAMVPGLPETERAEAFCRHVRKQNIGSAVFAVAEQQSLIAYSPFPAQGPGDAVIEAAAATLLCASGGSSGREVTARKVNQNQSEELYVTWTGSGPLVVGGVPHYVFTGNYSTEEKDGPAA; from the coding sequence ATGGATATTCCTTTTTACAAGCTTGTCCTTGCGGACTGCGATTTTCTTCTTATCAATGCTCTTACCAACGATATTTCGGAACACCTATTCGACAGGAAGAGCGTGGATCTCATCTGCGACAGGAGACGAGGGGTCGGAGGCGACGGTATCATTCTGCTCTACCCCTCACGCGAGCAGAACGTCGGGATACACTTTCTTTCTCCCTTTTCGGGAGCACAAGAAAAAAGGAGAGAGGAGCTGAACGCATCGGCACTTCTATGCGCTTCCCGATTTGCCTTCGACTTTGGATTGTTCAATAAAGACCGCCTGGTCATCGAGGGGCCGGCGAAAGATATTGAAATAACCTGTATAGACAGCACCCTTTTCCAGATAGAACTGGGCATCCCGATTTCCCTCTCCGGAGAGGAAATTAAGGAGGATGATCGGCAAGAGGTACACCTCTGGAAGCCTCTGCAGGATCAATCGATAGCCTACACCTGTTGCAGCTTTTCCGAATTTCCTGCCCGGGCCACGGCAATGGTTCCCGGGCTACCGGAGACAGAGCGTGCAGAGGCTTTCTGTCGCCATGTCCGAAAGCAGAATATCGGTTCAGCCGTATTCGCGGTTGCCGAGCAGCAAAGCCTGATCGCCTACAGCCCTTTTCCGGCGCAGGGTCCAGGCGATGCTGTCATAGAGGCGGCGGCGGCCACCCTTTTGTGTGCCTCAGGTGGATCCTCGGGACGGGAGGTTACCGCTCGAAAAGTAAATCAAAATCAATCAGAAGAACTGTATGTAACCTGGACAGGGTCCGGCCCTCTTGTCGTCGGAGGTGTTCCTCATTATGTTTTTACCGGCAACTACTCCACGGAGGAAAAAGATGGACCCGCTGCTTGA
- a CDS encoding co-chaperone GroES — MKIKPLGDRVLVKLESGEEKTAGGIFIPQTAQEKTQTGVVVEIGDDETIKVKAGDKVMYDKYAGTQVKVDGEEHLLLRFSDVLAVIG; from the coding sequence ATGAAGATAAAACCCCTTGGTGACCGCGTTTTGGTAAAACTTGAATCTGGTGAAGAGAAGACTGCAGGAGGGATTTTCATACCCCAGACTGCCCAGGAAAAGACACAGACTGGTGTGGTTGTCGAGATCGGGGACGACGAAACGATCAAGGTAAAGGCTGGCGACAAGGTGATGTACGACAAATATGCCGGAACTCAGGTCAAAGTCGACGGAGAGGAACATCTGCTACTTCGTTTTTCCGATGTCCTTGCAGTTATCGGCTAA
- a CDS encoding sigma-54-dependent transcriptional regulator: MQFHILIVDDEKNIREGLGKSLEMDGHKVFLAATGKDGWHIVTTEEVDLVITDLKMPEMGGSDLLKKIVSSYPTVPVVILTGHGTIESAVSAIQDGAYDFLTKPVDLERLSHIVRRALSNRELVIQNRNLQDELDRISRRSKFDKMIGKSPQMRKVMELIDQVAQTKASVLITGESGVGKELVADAIHFLSNRREKPFVKVHCAALSENLLESELFGHEKGSFTGAISRKKGRFELAHEGTIFLDEIGEISQQVQIKILRVLQEKQFERVGGESTLEVDVRVVSATNRDLKAEIEAGTFREDLFYRLNVVNIHVPPLRERTEDIPLLASAFLKEFSEENGKQIEGIDPKARLALYNYRWPGNIRELRNCIESSVVMCKGQVITTDDLPPSVTQGAEDSLIRIPVGIAMEEAEKEIIRATLNHEKGNKTRCAEVLGIGRKTLHRKIKEYGLEED; the protein is encoded by the coding sequence ATGCAGTTTCATATTTTGATCGTCGACGACGAAAAAAACATCCGTGAAGGTCTTGGCAAAAGCCTTGAAATGGACGGGCATAAGGTCTTTCTCGCTGCCACGGGAAAGGATGGCTGGCACATTGTCACCACCGAAGAGGTTGATCTGGTGATCACCGATCTGAAAATGCCGGAGATGGGGGGATCCGATCTTTTGAAAAAGATTGTATCTTCCTATCCTACCGTACCCGTTGTGATTCTCACCGGGCATGGTACCATCGAGTCTGCCGTCTCTGCCATACAGGATGGGGCTTATGACTTCCTGACTAAGCCTGTTGACCTTGAACGGCTCAGTCATATTGTCAGGAGGGCCCTTAGCAACCGAGAACTGGTTATTCAAAACAGGAACCTCCAAGATGAGCTCGACCGAATCAGCCGTCGAAGTAAATTCGACAAGATGATAGGAAAGAGCCCCCAGATGCGCAAGGTGATGGAGCTTATCGATCAGGTGGCTCAGACCAAAGCTTCCGTTCTCATCACCGGTGAGAGCGGTGTCGGGAAAGAACTGGTGGCCGACGCTATTCATTTCCTTTCGAACCGGAGAGAAAAGCCCTTTGTGAAGGTTCACTGTGCTGCCTTATCGGAAAACTTGCTGGAGAGCGAACTGTTCGGCCATGAAAAGGGCTCCTTTACCGGTGCCATTTCACGGAAAAAGGGGCGATTTGAATTGGCCCACGAAGGGACCATCTTTCTCGATGAGATCGGGGAGATAAGCCAGCAGGTCCAGATCAAAATCCTTCGTGTACTTCAGGAAAAGCAGTTCGAACGGGTAGGGGGAGAGTCGACCCTCGAGGTCGATGTCAGGGTGGTAAGCGCCACAAACCGTGATCTCAAGGCGGAGATCGAGGCTGGTACCTTTCGTGAAGATCTTTTTTATCGCCTCAATGTCGTCAATATCCATGTTCCCCCCTTAAGGGAACGAACCGAAGATATCCCCTTGCTTGCTTCGGCATTTCTGAAAGAATTCAGCGAAGAGAATGGCAAGCAGATCGAGGGAATCGATCCCAAAGCTCGACTTGCCCTTTACAATTACCGGTGGCCGGGAAATATTCGCGAATTGAGGAATTGCATAGAAAGTTCCGTGGTCATGTGTAAAGGCCAGGTCATTACGACAGACGATCTCCCCCCTTCTGTTACCCAGGGAGCCGAAGACAGCCTTATCCGTATTCCTGTGGGTATTGCTATGGAGGAGGCGGAAAAAGAGATTATTCGCGCTACCTTGAACCATGAAAAGGGAAACAAAACCCGCTGTGCGGAGGTCCTGGGTATAGGGCGAAAAACCCTGCATCGAAAGATCAAGGAGTATGGCCTGGAAGAAGATTAA
- a CDS encoding J domain-containing protein — MDPLLDRFHRLLRSMFRTPDGDYDFYIHESDPYEDRDYQEAWEELESFLGGSSSQRSSDRGNGGYTGREEKHSGFDLPPEELRDDYKLLGVPFGAEFPHVKAAHRSMLKRHHPDHHAGDPEMLKRATTITQNINYSFGRIRAWEIARGQAV, encoded by the coding sequence ATGGACCCGCTGCTTGATCGATTTCATCGCCTGCTTCGCTCGATGTTTAGGACCCCGGACGGCGATTACGATTTTTATATTCACGAAAGTGATCCGTATGAAGACAGGGATTACCAAGAGGCATGGGAAGAACTGGAGTCTTTTCTCGGAGGCTCTTCGTCACAAAGAAGTTCGGATCGAGGAAACGGTGGTTATACCGGGCGGGAAGAAAAGCACTCCGGTTTCGATCTTCCGCCCGAGGAGCTTCGGGATGATTACAAATTACTAGGTGTACCCTTCGGCGCAGAGTTTCCGCATGTCAAGGCGGCCCACAGATCAATGCTGAAACGGCACCACCCCGATCACCATGCCGGAGACCCCGAAATGCTGAAACGGGCAACCACAATAACCCAGAACATAAATTATTCCTTCGGAAGAATACGGGCATGGGAAATTGCCAGGGGCCAGGCCGTTTAA
- a CDS encoding CvpA family protein: MEFSAVDVVALIIVLVLGVRCAFRGFVAELMAFAAILLGLVAAVVFGGLVVPFAQRYIGDGFWTPIASFLAVFLVTYIVVKLFEGALYRLIDRVNLEKMDQALGFFLGLVEGVLLLAVLLFLIRIQPVFDPEPLLSRSFLVPFLEKLIPLGKGFIESALGESSV; the protein is encoded by the coding sequence ATGGAATTTTCCGCCGTTGATGTCGTGGCTTTGATTATTGTCCTTGTCCTTGGTGTTCGCTGTGCCTTTCGAGGTTTTGTTGCGGAACTGATGGCCTTTGCGGCAATCCTTCTCGGCTTGGTTGCCGCAGTAGTGTTTGGTGGCCTCGTCGTTCCCTTTGCCCAGCGGTATATAGGGGATGGATTTTGGACGCCGATAGCCTCGTTCTTGGCTGTATTTCTTGTAACCTATATTGTCGTAAAGCTTTTTGAAGGGGCCTTGTACCGCCTCATCGACAGGGTCAATCTTGAAAAAATGGACCAGGCCCTCGGCTTTTTTCTCGGCCTTGTGGAAGGTGTTCTGCTTCTTGCTGTCCTTCTGTTTCTCATTCGGATTCAGCCGGTTTTCGACCCGGAACCTTTATTATCCCGAAGTTTTTTGGTCCCCTTTCTCGAAAAGCTGATCCCTTTGGGAAAAGGATTTATCGAATCGGCGTTAGGGGAAAGTAGTGTTTGA
- the murG gene encoding undecaprenyldiphospho-muramoylpentapeptide beta-N-acetylglucosaminyltransferase: protein MNEKRRVIAFTGGGTGGHVFPAFAVWESLKEADREGWLNYVWIGSRDGMEKQLVHARGIDYAEIPSGKFRRYFSLKNLTDIFRIAAGFICSLRILKKRKVSMLFSKGGFVSVPPVIAAHILGIPVISHESDLDPGLATRMNSRFSDLLCLAYEKTARAFSSKRNIVVTGNPVRKEILEGNRETGRRLYDIPEGKPLLLVLGGSLGALQVNELVAGSLDGLLYRFFVIHQMGEQLYHASNRKGYVTVPFLRAELPHLLAAADLVLCRSGAGTLWENGVTASPAILVPLGMGASRGDQLRNAEFFSEAKAALILKGKDGGEPDPSDLLEAAFSLIDDTAKLSSMAASASALCNKDAAETIARLLLSQLEKA from the coding sequence ATGAATGAAAAGAGACGCGTGATCGCCTTTACAGGGGGAGGTACCGGTGGGCATGTTTTCCCTGCCTTTGCGGTGTGGGAGTCCTTGAAAGAGGCGGACCGTGAAGGCTGGCTGAACTATGTGTGGATTGGATCCCGAGATGGCATGGAAAAACAGTTGGTCCATGCCAGGGGGATTGATTATGCAGAAATTCCTTCCGGCAAATTCAGACGTTATTTCAGCTTAAAGAACCTTACGGATATTTTCCGTATTGCTGCCGGTTTTATATGTTCACTCCGGATTCTAAAAAAGCGAAAGGTCTCTATGCTTTTTTCCAAGGGAGGCTTTGTCTCCGTACCTCCGGTGATTGCCGCCCATATTCTCGGTATCCCTGTTATCAGCCACGAATCCGATCTTGACCCCGGCCTTGCCACAAGAATGAACAGCCGCTTCTCTGATCTTCTATGCCTTGCGTACGAGAAGACGGCAAGAGCATTCTCCTCGAAACGGAATATTGTGGTTACCGGAAATCCTGTGCGCAAGGAAATTCTCGAGGGAAACAGGGAAACGGGACGACGCTTGTATGATATTCCGGAAGGAAAGCCTCTTTTGTTGGTGCTCGGCGGAAGCCTCGGAGCCCTTCAGGTAAATGAGTTGGTAGCTGGAAGCCTCGATGGTTTACTATACCGTTTTTTCGTTATTCATCAAATGGGTGAGCAGCTCTACCATGCGTCGAATAGGAAGGGCTATGTAACGGTACCTTTTCTCCGAGCCGAGCTTCCTCATCTCCTCGCTGCTGCCGACCTGGTCCTTTGTCGTTCAGGAGCGGGGACCCTATGGGAAAATGGTGTAACAGCAAGTCCTGCAATATTGGTTCCATTGGGAATGGGGGCAAGTCGAGGTGACCAGTTGCGCAACGCCGAATTCTTTTCGGAAGCGAAGGCTGCGCTTATACTAAAAGGGAAGGATGGAGGGGAGCCTGATCCTTCCGATCTGCTTGAGGCGGCTTTTTCTCTCATTGATGATACAGCGAAGCTAAGCTCCATGGCCGCTTCTGCTTCTGCTCTTTGCAATAAGGATGCCGCAGAAACGATAGCCCGTTTGCTGCTTTCTCAACTCGAAAAGGCATGA
- a CDS encoding helicase C-terminal domain-containing protein, whose amino-acid sequence MKSIRRLDLLASTIIMDTMKIGERLTLEAADYARNSIEEAEGNEVFFVGSFNGSGKVEFIEAVARGNEHAVPALAPFVETGDVVIHNHPSGVLKPSGPDLRIASELGNRGIGFYIIDSGATRVYAVAEPARKRRIVPLDAEKLSSLMTPGGLLSRIFSDYQMRDSQVQMMERIIEAFNSDEILLAEAGTGVGKSLAYLIPSIAWAVANGERVVISTATINLQQQLIEKDIPLVRRLVKGEIKSVLVKGRGNYLCLRRFEEALEENSLFREDTSELEAIRKWVSSTDTGSRSDLPFYPLRETWAKVCSETDACMGLRCRHRESCFVLRARREAASANILVVNHHLLFSDLALRIEGAGFEGGAVLPAFNRLVFDEAHTIERSATSFFSRSYQLPSLLKQLSRLRRSQGRRTFGSLVSLQKRSTRPELFERFPAFLSKLKESAEKLDQSGLQLLSGTNSLRCQSLSSDDLRRLLESMALVRSDITALITRISAALESVDTEDDDQDLFETKTILERLSNMASLLGSFRELTERPESVFWMEVRGSGERRFAVFNETPLDIGPVMREAVYEPFKTLICTSATLTVNGQFSFWMGRVGLFPSEERLVSEIFPSPFRYRDQVLLALPTDPPDPSSSGYQEYVNRFVRDAILTAGGSTLVLFTSYGMLNQTWEAVAPDLEAEKIPVLRQGDDDRSRLMNAFVGNVSAVLFATDSFWEGVDAPGDALRMVIICKLPFRVPTEPVLQARMEAIEAKGGNPFFMLSLPEAAMRLKQGFGRLMRKAEDHGVVAILDPRLTRKSYGKIMLASLPETAVSRKDSTALMGQIEEFLF is encoded by the coding sequence ATGAAAAGCATCCGCCGCCTTGATCTTTTGGCGTCTACCATCATAATGGATACGATGAAAATCGGGGAACGACTGACGTTAGAGGCTGCTGATTATGCCAGGAACAGTATAGAAGAGGCGGAGGGAAACGAGGTTTTCTTTGTCGGTTCTTTCAATGGCTCCGGGAAGGTTGAGTTTATCGAAGCGGTGGCCCGCGGCAACGAACATGCCGTACCTGCGCTTGCTCCCTTCGTTGAGACCGGCGATGTGGTGATACACAATCATCCTTCCGGTGTTCTTAAACCCAGTGGCCCAGATCTTCGCATCGCATCGGAATTGGGTAACCGGGGAATCGGTTTTTACATTATCGATAGTGGTGCCACCAGGGTCTATGCCGTTGCCGAACCTGCCCGGAAACGGAGAATCGTTCCCCTCGACGCTGAAAAATTATCGTCTCTCATGACCCCCGGAGGCCTTCTTTCTCGTATCTTTTCCGACTATCAGATGCGGGATTCGCAGGTCCAGATGATGGAACGTATCATCGAGGCTTTCAATAGTGATGAGATCCTTCTTGCCGAAGCGGGAACCGGGGTCGGTAAAAGCCTTGCCTATCTGATTCCTTCCATCGCCTGGGCCGTAGCCAACGGCGAGCGGGTAGTCATCTCTACAGCCACGATCAACCTTCAGCAGCAACTCATTGAGAAAGATATACCCCTGGTGCGACGCCTTGTGAAGGGAGAAATAAAAAGCGTTCTTGTAAAGGGAAGGGGCAATTACCTCTGTCTTCGTCGGTTTGAAGAGGCTTTGGAGGAGAATTCGCTTTTTCGGGAAGATACTAGTGAACTCGAAGCGATTCGGAAATGGGTTTCCTCCACGGATACCGGAAGCCGAAGCGATCTCCCATTTTATCCCCTTCGGGAAACATGGGCAAAGGTATGTTCCGAGACTGATGCCTGCATGGGGCTACGCTGTCGTCACCGCGAATCCTGTTTTGTTTTGCGGGCCCGTCGGGAGGCCGCATCGGCAAATATTCTGGTGGTAAACCATCATCTCCTCTTTTCAGATCTTGCCTTACGTATCGAGGGAGCGGGCTTTGAGGGTGGTGCTGTCCTTCCTGCCTTCAATCGGCTTGTTTTTGATGAAGCCCATACCATCGAACGCAGTGCCACCAGCTTTTTTTCAAGAAGCTACCAGCTTCCATCTTTGCTCAAACAACTGAGCAGACTTCGCCGCAGCCAGGGGCGCCGAACCTTTGGTTCGCTGGTTTCCTTACAAAAGCGGTCGACCCGGCCCGAACTCTTTGAACGGTTCCCCGCATTTCTTTCGAAACTGAAAGAAAGTGCCGAGAAACTCGACCAATCGGGCTTACAGCTGTTATCGGGAACAAACTCCTTACGTTGTCAAAGCCTCTCTTCCGATGATCTTCGTCGTCTTCTGGAGTCTATGGCCCTTGTCCGAAGTGATATCACAGCCCTGATTACCAGGATTTCCGCCGCCTTGGAGAGCGTCGATACCGAGGATGATGACCAGGATCTTTTTGAGACCAAGACCATCCTGGAACGACTTTCAAACATGGCTTCTCTTCTCGGCTCATTTCGGGAACTTACAGAGCGCCCCGAATCGGTATTCTGGATGGAGGTGAGGGGAAGCGGGGAGCGTCGTTTCGCCGTTTTCAACGAGACCCCCCTGGATATCGGCCCCGTGATGCGGGAAGCTGTATATGAACCCTTTAAGACATTAATCTGTACCTCGGCAACCCTGACCGTAAACGGACAATTTTCCTTTTGGATGGGGAGGGTCGGGCTCTTCCCTTCCGAGGAACGACTTGTGTCCGAAATCTTTCCCTCTCCCTTCCGCTATCGGGATCAGGTGCTCCTTGCCCTTCCTACCGACCCTCCTGATCCCTCTTCCTCGGGCTATCAGGAATACGTGAATCGTTTTGTCAGGGATGCCATACTGACTGCAGGTGGAAGCACCCTAGTCCTCTTTACCAGCTACGGTATGCTCAATCAAACCTGGGAAGCCGTGGCACCGGACCTTGAGGCCGAAAAGATTCCTGTCTTACGACAAGGGGACGACGACCGAAGCCGCCTTATGAATGCCTTTGTGGGAAATGTTTCGGCGGTCCTTTTTGCTACCGATTCCTTCTGGGAAGGGGTCGATGCCCCCGGTGATGCTCTACGCATGGTCATTATCTGCAAACTTCCCTTCCGTGTACCTACCGAACCAGTGCTTCAGGCTCGCATGGAGGCCATCGAGGCAAAGGGTGGAAATCCCTTTTTCATGCTGAGTCTCCCGGAGGCAGCCATGCGTCTGAAGCAGGGCTTTGGGAGGCTCATGAGAAAGGCCGAAGATCACGGAGTTGTGGCGATACTGGACCCGAGACTGACAAGAAAAAGCTACGGCAAAATTATGCTTGCAAGTCTTCCCGAAACAGCGGTAAGCCGAAAGGATTCCACGGCACTCATGGGGCAGATTGAAGAGTTCCTTTTTTAG
- a CDS encoding two-component system sensor histidine kinase NtrB — MRKFIQRALAKLPKLDQEQIRHLLIAVAGENERLEVVLDSMTDGVIVTDGNHRIILTNKSSERLVPFVTADLDEKILWEVIDDREVATFLKESLLSGERVEDVEFTLGHSGSVQTLSFNLMPMVKDGSIEGSLLIVADVTDRRRREARLRRAENLASLTTLAAGVAHEIKNPLGSIGIHIQLMQRSLDRDGCLDREHGLEYLDIMEEEVERLNGIVVDFLFAVRPMNTELKQADVNAVIHDLLQFTNYELQEGGVQVVEEYDDGVPKVELDEKYLKQALLNIIKNAQAAMPDGGSLTVTTGFKDDQVTIAIADTGIGIGEDMVGKIFEPYFTTKEFGSGLGLTVVYKIIKEHGGDISLRSKKGEGTVFTISLPVPQKERRLLDFQGE; from the coding sequence GTGCGTAAATTTATTCAAAGAGCCCTTGCAAAGCTTCCTAAACTTGATCAGGAGCAAATTCGTCATCTCCTCATTGCCGTAGCAGGCGAAAATGAGAGGCTTGAGGTGGTCCTCGATTCGATGACCGATGGTGTTATCGTCACCGATGGCAATCATCGAATTATTCTGACCAACAAAAGCTCGGAGCGTTTGGTTCCCTTTGTAACAGCCGATCTTGATGAAAAGATATTGTGGGAAGTGATCGACGATCGTGAGGTTGCAACCTTTTTGAAGGAGAGTCTTCTCTCAGGCGAGCGGGTCGAGGATGTCGAATTCACCCTTGGTCACAGCGGATCGGTACAGACCCTTTCGTTTAATCTCATGCCGATGGTAAAGGATGGGAGTATCGAGGGCTCTCTGCTTATTGTTGCGGATGTCACCGATCGTCGTCGACGAGAAGCCCGTCTGCGTCGTGCCGAGAATCTGGCCAGTTTAACCACCCTTGCCGCAGGGGTTGCCCATGAGATAAAGAACCCTCTCGGTTCCATCGGCATCCATATTCAGCTTATGCAGCGCTCCCTTGATCGAGACGGTTGTCTTGATCGGGAGCATGGCCTTGAGTACCTCGACATCATGGAGGAAGAAGTTGAACGTTTGAATGGAATTGTTGTGGACTTCCTTTTTGCCGTTCGGCCGATGAATACTGAGTTGAAACAGGCTGATGTCAATGCGGTGATCCACGACCTCCTTCAGTTTACCAATTATGAGCTCCAGGAAGGCGGAGTACAGGTGGTGGAGGAGTACGACGATGGTGTTCCGAAGGTTGAGCTTGATGAGAAGTATCTCAAACAGGCTCTTTTGAATATCATCAAGAACGCCCAGGCGGCCATGCCCGATGGCGGAAGTCTGACGGTAACCACCGGGTTTAAAGATGATCAGGTTACCATTGCAATCGCCGACACCGGTATCGGTATCGGCGAAGATATGGTCGGCAAAATTTTCGAACCCTACTTTACCACGAAAGAGTTCGGCTCCGGCCTTGGCCTTACGGTAGTATATAAGATTATCAAGGAGCATGGCGGGGATATTTCGCTCCGATCAAAGAAGGGTGAGGGAACGGTCTTTACCATAAGCCTTCCCGTTCCCCAAAAGGAGCGGAGACTTTTGGACTTCCAGGGAGAGTGA